A single region of the Bacteroides luhongzhouii genome encodes:
- a CDS encoding aldo/keto reductase: protein MEEKNKKDINRRDFIKIVGISAATSTGLLYGCSSKGTTSSSSATGEGEVPTDKMTYRTSPTTGDRVSLLGYGCMRWPLKPAPDGNGEVIDQDAVNGLIDYAIAHGVNYFDTSPAYVQGFSEKATGIALSRHPRDKYYIATKLSNFSPDTWSREASLKMYHKSFTELQVDYIDYMLLHGIGMGGMEALKGRYLDNGILDFLVKEREAGRIRNLGFSYHGDIEVYDYLLSRHDEFKWDFVQIQLNYVDWKHAKETNTRNTDAEYLYGELTKRGIPAIIMEPLLGGRLSKLNDNLVARLKQRRPENSVASWAFRFAGSFPDILTVLSGMTYMEHLQDNLRTYSPLEPLTEEEKEFLEETAQLMLKYPTIPCNDCKYCMPCPYGLDIPAVLLHYNRCVNEGNVARSGQDENYAKARRAFLVGYDRSVPKLRQASHCIGCNQCVAHCPQNIDIPKELHRIDLFVEQLKQGTL from the coding sequence ATGGAAGAAAAAAATAAAAAAGATATAAATAGAAGAGATTTTATTAAGATTGTAGGTATCAGTGCAGCCACATCGACAGGTCTGCTATACGGATGCTCTTCAAAGGGGACTACTTCTTCAAGTAGCGCGACAGGAGAAGGAGAGGTGCCCACCGATAAAATGACTTACCGCACATCTCCAACCACCGGTGACCGTGTTTCGCTTTTGGGATATGGTTGTATGCGTTGGCCGCTCAAACCTGCTCCCGACGGTAATGGTGAGGTTATCGACCAGGATGCCGTCAATGGATTGATAGATTATGCAATCGCTCATGGAGTAAACTATTTCGATACATCTCCGGCGTATGTACAAGGATTTTCCGAAAAGGCAACAGGTATTGCATTGAGTCGCCATCCCCGTGATAAATATTACATCGCTACCAAATTGTCTAATTTCTCTCCTGATACGTGGTCTCGCGAAGCCTCGCTCAAGATGTACCACAAATCGTTTACGGAGCTACAAGTCGACTACATTGATTATATGTTGCTCCACGGCATCGGCATGGGAGGAATGGAAGCCCTTAAAGGACGATACCTGGATAACGGAATACTTGATTTTCTGGTTAAAGAGCGTGAAGCCGGACGTATCCGGAATCTCGGATTTTCTTACCATGGTGATATTGAGGTATATGATTATCTGCTCTCACGACACGATGAATTTAAATGGGATTTTGTACAAATACAACTCAATTATGTAGACTGGAAACATGCCAAAGAGACCAATACTCGAAATACGGATGCGGAATATCTCTATGGCGAACTGACCAAACGGGGGATTCCTGCCATCATTATGGAACCACTTTTGGGAGGACGTTTATCCAAGCTGAATGATAATCTGGTGGCACGGCTCAAACAACGTCGTCCGGAAAACAGTGTCGCTTCCTGGGCTTTCCGTTTTGCCGGTTCATTCCCGGATATTTTGACTGTATTAAGTGGTATGACTTACATGGAGCATCTGCAGGATAATCTTCGCACTTATTCTCCTTTGGAACCGTTGACAGAGGAGGAAAAAGAATTCCTCGAAGAAACGGCACAATTAATGCTGAAGTATCCTACTATCCCTTGCAACGACTGCAAATATTGTATGCCATGTCCGTATGGGCTGGATATACCTGCTGTATTATTACATTACAACCGTTGTGTCAATGAAGGTAATGTCGCCAGAAGCGGACAGGATGAAAATTATGCGAAAGCCCGACGCGCTTTTCTTGTCGGATATGACCGTAGCGTGCCCAAACTTCGACAGGCAAGTCATTGCATCGGTTGTAATCAGTGTGTGGCTCATTGCCCTCAAAACATTGATATTCCGAAAGAACTGCACCGGATAGACCTGTTTGTAGAACAATTGAAACAAGGTACTTTATAA
- a CDS encoding TonB-dependent receptor, with the protein MRRNTACLFLFGSLLSLSGMAQTKRDSTQVGRNYVIDEVVVTGTRNETDVRHLPMTISVVSRQQIEKRYEPSLLPLLTEQVPGLFTTSRGVMGYGVSGGAAGGMSLRGIGGSPTAGLLVLIDGHPQYMGLMGHPIADAYQSMMAEKVEVLRGPASVLYGSNAMGGVINIVTRKQQEEGVKTNMQVGYGSYNTLQTEFSNRVKKGRFSSVVTGSYNRTDGHRPDMKFEQYGGYAKLGYDISSFWKLWGDVNVTHFNASNPGTIQVPLIDNDSRITRGMTSFALENHYEKTSGALSFFYNWGRHKINDGYQIGKEPQKSHFNSKDKMLGVSWYQSATLFTGNRLTIGMDYQHFGGESWNKVIATGEHTPGVDKQMDEFAGYVDFRQDISSWFSLDAGIRVDHHSHVGTEWIPQGGLAFHLPKNGELKAMVSKGYRNPTIREMYMFPPANPELKPEKLISYELSYSQRLLEGALSYGVNLYYINGDNMIMSNGLVPPLNINSGEIENWGMETNIGYRINSHWNVNANYSWLHMENPVLAAPEHKLYAGLDYTFGRWSVSTGIQYVKGLYTSVILNNEQQDSFVLWNLRGNYRLCRFANLFVKGENLLAQRYEINAGYPMPKATFMGGINLNF; encoded by the coding sequence ATGAGAAGAAATACAGCCTGTTTATTCCTGTTCGGTAGTTTGCTTTCCCTCTCGGGAATGGCACAAACTAAGAGAGACAGTACACAGGTCGGAAGAAATTATGTGATTGATGAAGTTGTAGTCACCGGGACACGTAATGAGACAGATGTACGTCATCTTCCGATGACGATTTCCGTAGTCAGTAGACAACAGATTGAGAAAAGATATGAACCTTCTCTGTTGCCGTTATTGACGGAGCAGGTGCCGGGATTATTCACTACCAGTCGTGGCGTCATGGGGTACGGTGTATCCGGCGGAGCTGCGGGAGGCATGAGTCTGCGAGGTATCGGTGGTAGTCCGACAGCGGGATTATTGGTATTGATTGATGGTCATCCACAGTATATGGGGTTGATGGGACATCCGATAGCGGATGCTTACCAATCTATGATGGCGGAGAAAGTAGAAGTGTTACGAGGCCCTGCATCCGTGCTTTATGGTTCGAATGCAATGGGTGGAGTGATTAATATTGTCACCCGCAAGCAACAGGAAGAAGGCGTAAAGACAAATATGCAAGTGGGATACGGCTCATACAACACATTACAGACTGAATTTTCCAACCGTGTCAAAAAGGGACGTTTCAGTAGTGTCGTAACCGGCTCCTATAATCGTACGGACGGACATCGCCCCGATATGAAGTTCGAGCAATATGGTGGATATGCAAAATTAGGCTATGATATCAGCTCTTTCTGGAAGTTATGGGGAGATGTAAACGTGACTCACTTTAATGCTTCTAATCCGGGGACTATTCAAGTACCATTAATCGACAACGATTCACGCATCACTCGTGGAATGACTTCGTTTGCTTTAGAGAATCATTATGAGAAGACTTCGGGGGCTTTGAGCTTTTTCTATAACTGGGGACGGCATAAAATCAATGATGGTTACCAGATAGGAAAAGAACCGCAAAAGTCACACTTCAACTCCAAAGATAAGATGCTGGGGGTATCGTGGTATCAAAGTGCCACTCTCTTTACCGGCAACCGTTTGACCATAGGAATGGATTATCAGCACTTTGGAGGTGAATCGTGGAACAAGGTTATAGCTACAGGTGAACATACTCCGGGAGTAGACAAACAAATGGATGAATTTGCCGGATACGTTGATTTCCGTCAGGATATCAGCAGTTGGTTCTCACTGGACGCAGGTATTCGTGTAGACCATCATTCGCATGTAGGTACTGAATGGATTCCACAAGGTGGATTGGCCTTTCATTTACCGAAGAATGGGGAACTTAAAGCAATGGTTAGCAAAGGATACCGTAATCCGACAATTCGTGAAATGTATATGTTTCCTCCTGCCAATCCGGAACTAAAACCGGAGAAACTGATAAGTTACGAACTTTCATACTCACAACGTCTGTTGGAAGGCGCGTTATCCTACGGAGTCAACCTTTATTATATCAATGGGGATAATATGATTATGTCAAACGGTTTGGTTCCTCCATTGAATATTAATTCCGGCGAAATAGAAAACTGGGGTATGGAAACCAACATTGGTTATCGCATAAATTCACATTGGAATGTCAATGCCAATTATAGCTGGCTTCACATGGAAAATCCTGTTCTTGCTGCTCCCGAACATAAATTGTATGCAGGTCTCGATTATACTTTCGGACGTTGGAGTGTATCAACGGGTATACAATATGTGAAGGGACTTTATACTTCTGTAATATTAAACAACGAACAACAAGATAGTTTTGTCTTATGGAACCTTCGGGGAAATTATCGTCTCTGTCGTTTCGCTAATCTTTTTGTGAAAGGAGAAAATCTGCTGGCGCAACGCTATGAAATAAATGCAGGTTATCCCATGCCTAAAGCCACGTTTATGGGTGGTATTAATTTGAACTTTTAA
- a CDS encoding 4Fe-4S binding protein, translated as MLRTIRLSAAIVCFTLITLLFLDFTGTLHTWFGWLAKIQFLPALLALNIGVVLFLVVLTFLFGRIYCSVICPLGVFQDIVSWISGKQKKNRFRYSPAMKWLRYGVLGVFIIMMVAGLNSLAILLAPYSAYGRIASSLFAPVWQWGNNLLAYFAERMDSYAFYEVDVWMKSLPTLIIAVVTLIVLFILAWRNGRTYCNTICPVGTVLGFISKYAIFKPVIDTSKCNSCGLCARNCKASCINSKAHEIDYSRCVTCMDCIGKCKHGAIKYSRRIPKNETATSEDMKAKPVTTEQIDNARRSFLSASAILATTSVLKAQEKKVDGGLATIEDKKIPNRENPIYPPGALSARNFTQHCTSCQLCVSVCPNQVLRPSDNLMTLMQPEMSYERGYCRPECTKCSEVCPAGAIHLTSLAEKSAIQIGHAVWIKENCVPLTDGMECGNCARHCPTGAIQMVASDPDKADSLKIPVVNVEKCIGCGACENLCPSRPFSAIYVSGHQMHRII; from the coding sequence ATGCTACGTACTATTAGACTTTCAGCCGCTATTGTGTGCTTTACGCTTATTACCCTGCTTTTTCTCGACTTCACGGGTACATTGCACACATGGTTCGGATGGTTGGCGAAAATTCAATTTCTGCCGGCTTTATTAGCCTTGAATATAGGTGTCGTATTGTTTTTAGTTGTGCTTACATTCCTGTTCGGGCGTATCTATTGCTCCGTTATCTGTCCGCTGGGAGTGTTTCAGGACATCGTTTCGTGGATATCCGGTAAGCAAAAGAAAAATCGATTCCGCTATTCACCGGCAATGAAGTGGTTGAGGTATGGCGTTTTAGGAGTGTTCATTATAATGATGGTTGCAGGGCTGAATTCTTTGGCCATCTTGCTGGCTCCGTATAGTGCTTATGGACGGATAGCTTCCAGCCTTTTCGCGCCGGTTTGGCAATGGGGAAACAACCTGTTGGCATACTTTGCCGAACGAATGGATAGTTATGCTTTTTATGAGGTAGATGTATGGATGAAGAGCCTTCCAACGCTGATTATTGCCGTTGTTACTCTCATTGTCCTTTTCATTCTGGCGTGGCGTAATGGACGGACGTATTGCAATACCATCTGTCCGGTGGGTACTGTATTGGGATTTATATCCAAATATGCGATATTCAAACCGGTGATTGATACTTCCAAATGCAATAGTTGCGGTTTATGTGCCCGTAATTGCAAAGCATCGTGTATCAATTCAAAAGCTCATGAAATTGATTATAGTCGTTGTGTGACTTGTATGGATTGCATCGGAAAGTGTAAGCATGGAGCCATCAAATACTCTCGACGGATACCAAAAAACGAAACAGCTACAAGCGAAGATATGAAAGCAAAGCCTGTCACTACCGAACAGATTGATAATGCCCGCCGTAGTTTCCTTTCAGCATCAGCTATCTTAGCGACAACTTCTGTCCTGAAAGCGCAGGAAAAGAAAGTGGACGGCGGGTTAGCCACTATTGAGGATAAGAAGATCCCGAACAGAGAAAATCCGATTTATCCTCCTGGTGCATTAAGCGCACGTAATTTCACTCAACATTGCACGTCCTGCCAATTATGTGTATCTGTTTGCCCCAACCAGGTGTTGCGTCCTTCAGACAATCTGATGACGTTGATGCAACCAGAAATGTCGTATGAACGCGGGTATTGCCGTCCCGAATGTACCAAGTGTTCGGAGGTTTGTCCGGCTGGTGCCATTCATTTGACCAGTCTTGCCGAGAAATCGGCTATTCAGATCGGACATGCCGTATGGATTAAAGAGAACTGTGTGCCTTTGACGGATGGAATGGAGTGTGGCAACTGTGCCCGCCATTGCCCGACAGGTGCCATACAAATGGTGGCTTCCGATCCTGACAAAGCGGATTCTCTGAAGATTCCGGTAGTGAATGTAGAAAAATGCATTGGTTGTGGAGCGTGTGAAAACCTTTGTCCATCCCGTCCTTTTAGCGCCATTTATGTGAGCGGACATCAGATGCACAGAATTATTTGA
- a CDS encoding DUF1893 domain-containing protein has translation MEELINLLHTGGYSCTIANEGKIRTFTQRGVADLYDLLTQEPEFLKGALIADKVVGKGAAALMILGGIKELYTDIISTKALELFQKSNVKVDFAQEVAFIRNRDRTGVCPVETMCSEVESAEEILPLIRDFLEKIRSRK, from the coding sequence ATGGAAGAATTAATCAATCTATTACATACGGGAGGATATTCCTGTACCATTGCCAACGAAGGAAAAATCCGCACTTTCACTCAACGCGGCGTAGCCGATCTCTATGATTTGCTAACACAGGAACCGGAATTCCTTAAAGGAGCTTTGATTGCCGATAAAGTGGTTGGTAAGGGAGCTGCCGCCTTGATGATTCTGGGTGGTATAAAGGAATTATATACGGATATTATCAGTACTAAGGCTTTGGAGCTATTCCAGAAATCAAATGTGAAAGTTGATTTTGCGCAGGAAGTTGCTTTTATCCGGAACCGCGATCGTACGGGAGTATGTCCTGTAGAAACAATGTGTAGCGAAGTGGAATCAGCAGAAGAAATATTACCGCTGATCCGCGATTTCCTGGAAAAAATCAGAAGTAGGAAGTAA
- a CDS encoding ABC transporter permease codes for MKTLSKLQQLSFIIRREFLAISTSYAVLLVLMGGIFVYGLLYNYMYAPNIVTDVPVAVVDNSHSELSRDFIRWLDATPQAEIYSQAMDYHEAKEWMKEGKVQGILYLPHDFEKRVFRGDEAVFSLYATTDAFLYFEALQGASSRVMLAINDKYRLDEAVFLPPQGLLAVAMAKPINVEGTALYNYTEGYGSYLIPAVMMIIIFQTLLMVIGMLTGEEHSSRGIRVYSPFGYGWGVAIRIVAGKTSVYCALYAIFAFFLLGLLPHFFSIPNIGNGLYIVLLLIPYLMATSFLGLAASRYFTDSEAPLLMIAFFSVGLIFLSGVSYPMELMPWYWKVAHYILPAAPGTLAFVKLNSMGASMADIRPEYITLWIQVLIYFIISIWVYKKKLDSDPIH; via the coding sequence ATGAAAACATTAAGTAAGTTACAACAGTTATCATTCATCATTCGTCGTGAATTTCTAGCTATCAGTACCAGTTATGCTGTTCTGCTTGTGTTGATGGGAGGAATCTTTGTCTACGGATTACTCTACAATTACATGTATGCACCGAATATTGTAACCGATGTTCCTGTTGCCGTAGTCGATAATTCGCATAGCGAATTGAGTCGTGATTTTATCCGTTGGCTGGATGCTACTCCCCAAGCAGAGATTTATAGCCAGGCGATGGACTATCACGAAGCAAAAGAATGGATGAAAGAAGGCAAAGTACAGGGAATTCTCTATTTGCCTCATGATTTTGAGAAGCGAGTGTTCCGGGGAGATGAAGCCGTATTTTCCCTTTATGCGACTACTGATGCTTTCTTGTATTTCGAAGCTTTGCAGGGGGCTTCATCACGTGTCATGCTAGCTATTAATGACAAATACAGGCTGGATGAAGCGGTATTTCTTCCACCACAAGGGTTGCTTGCCGTAGCTATGGCAAAACCGATCAATGTAGAAGGAACTGCACTTTACAATTACACGGAAGGCTATGGTTCTTATCTTATTCCCGCAGTTATGATGATTATAATCTTCCAAACTTTATTGATGGTTATTGGTATGCTGACTGGAGAAGAGCACAGTAGCAGAGGAATCCGCGTTTACTCTCCTTTTGGATATGGCTGGGGAGTTGCCATTCGTATAGTGGCGGGAAAAACATCCGTATACTGTGCTCTTTATGCTATTTTTGCTTTCTTTCTATTAGGTCTGCTCCCCCACTTTTTCAGCATTCCTAATATTGGAAACGGATTATACATTGTACTATTATTGATTCCATATCTGATGGCGACCTCTTTTCTAGGATTGGCAGCTTCCAGGTATTTTACGGATTCAGAAGCTCCCCTACTCATGATCGCCTTCTTCTCTGTAGGATTAATCTTTCTTTCCGGAGTTTCCTATCCGATGGAACTAATGCCTTGGTATTGGAAAGTTGCACATTACATTCTTCCGGCTGCACCGGGCACACTTGCCTTTGTGAAATTGAATTCTATGGGAGCCAGTATGGCGGATATCAGACCGGAATATATAACCCTTTGGATACAAGTACTTATTTATTTTATAATAAGTATATGGGTTTACAAGAAGAAACTGGATTCTGATCCGATTCATTAA
- a CDS encoding ECF transporter S component, translated as MESTTVKLYSLNYSDVKTYLAALLFIIGNILFPQFFHLIPQGGITWLPIYFFTLIGAAKYGWKVGLLTAVLSPIINSLLFGMPMPVVLPAILLKSVLLAIAAGWATQHFGRVSIPVLVGVVLTYQVVGTLGEWIYIGNFYNAIQDFRIGIPGMCLQVFGGYLFIRYLIRK; from the coding sequence ATGGAATCGACTACTGTAAAACTCTATTCGCTGAACTACAGCGATGTGAAAACTTATTTGGCAGCCTTGTTATTCATCATTGGCAACATTCTTTTTCCCCAATTTTTTCATCTCATACCTCAAGGAGGAATAACCTGGTTGCCTATTTATTTCTTCACGCTGATCGGAGCTGCCAAGTATGGTTGGAAGGTGGGGCTGTTGACCGCTGTTCTTTCACCTATTATCAACTCCTTGCTCTTTGGTATGCCAATGCCGGTCGTATTGCCTGCAATTTTATTAAAATCGGTATTACTCGCCATTGCCGCCGGTTGGGCTACACAACACTTCGGACGTGTTTCCATACCGGTATTGGTTGGCGTGGTACTTACTTATCAAGTTGTAGGAACATTGGGAGAGTGGATATATATAGGTAATTTCTACAATGCCATTCAGGATTTCCGTATTGGAATTCCCGGAATGTGTCTGCAAGTATTCGGAGGTTATTTATTCATTCGATATTTGATTCGCAAATAA
- a CDS encoding hybrid sensor histidine kinase/response regulator transcription factor: protein MRYIIYILLFFPIWVTAQTYKYIGIEDGLSNRRIFNIQKDAQGYMWFLTNEGMDRYNGKDIKHYKLNKEGTTLDAPIRLGWLYTEPHIGIWVVGKQGRIFQYETDRDDFKMVYKLPDTSEAISCGYLDRNNNIWLCRKDTVLLYNMKDAHVVQFPNVLHSSITAIEQVDEHHFFIATETGVRYVKLENGVLEAMPVETLDYFHAQVSELYFHRQSKRLFIGSFERGVFVYDMNTQEIIRPDADLSDVNIARISPLNETELLIATEGMGVYKINVNTCELEDYIIANYQSYNEMNGNNINDVFVDEEKRIWLANYPTGITVIDNRYENYHWMKHAMGNAQSLINDQVQAVIEDHEGDLWFGTSNGISLYNSKTGQWHSFLSSFNHQLKDKNHIFITLCEVSPGVIWAGGYTSGIYKINKKTLSVEYFSPYLLSHVNMRPDKYIRDIVKDSRGYIWSGGYYNLKCFDLETNNARLYPGLNSITSIVEKDKDNMWIGTAIGVYLLNRNTGEYQYIEMEIGITYINTLYQADNGLLYIGTNGMGVFIYNPQNMTFEHYFSDNSALVSNRIFTILPEVDGRIMMSTENGITCFYTKEKIFRNWTRGEGLLPAYFNAAAGTVRKNKNFVFGSTDGAIELPMNVKFPDYKFSRLVFSDFHLSYQPVYPGVKDSPLQKSIDRTDVLELAYDENTFSFEVSTINYDSPGSALYSWKLEGFYEKWTQPGANNLIRFTNLPPGKYTLHVRAVSGEEHDIVFQERTMKIIITQPYWSSWWAILCYILLVIGGFYFILRVINLRKQKNISDEKTQFFINTAHDIRTPLTLIKAPLEELLEEETLTDNGITRTNIALRNVEVLLRLVSNLINFERTDVYSSKMSVSEYELNTYMNEIYDSFSSYAAIRRIEYTYESTFSYMNVSFDKEKMDSILKNIISNSLKYTPENGKVSISVSDTNDSWKVIIKDTGIGIPASEQSKLFKLHFRASNAINSKVTGSGIGLMLVGKLVSLHGGKISVESVEHQGTTIKIVFPKKNKNSESISDEAPSKFEALAPVLPAPNVPAKTTVTIDDPNLRRILVVEDNDELRSYLVSSLSSIYNVQACANGKEALIIIKEFWPELVLSDIMMPEMRGDELCVAIKSDIEISHIPVLLLTALGEENNILDGLSIGADEYLIKPFSVKILRANIANLLANRELLRMRYANLDIEVKSMVPSANGTSSLDWKFISNAKKIVDENINNPEFSVDILCESSGMSRTSFYCKLKALTGQSPTEFIRVMRLKRATQLLKEGGYAINEISDMVGFSDTKYFREVFKKYYKMSPSRYAKEGGNPTVDLEADEED, encoded by the coding sequence ATGAGATACATTATATACATCCTCCTCTTTTTTCCGATTTGGGTTACAGCACAGACATACAAATACATAGGAATAGAAGATGGTTTGAGTAACCGCCGGATATTCAATATTCAGAAAGATGCCCAAGGCTATATGTGGTTTCTTACGAATGAAGGCATGGACCGTTACAACGGTAAAGATATAAAACACTATAAATTAAATAAAGAAGGCACTACTTTGGATGCTCCCATACGCTTGGGATGGTTATATACAGAACCACATATCGGTATATGGGTGGTTGGCAAACAAGGACGAATCTTTCAATATGAAACCGACAGAGACGATTTCAAAATGGTATATAAATTACCGGATACCTCTGAAGCAATAAGTTGTGGTTATCTGGACCGCAATAATAATATCTGGTTATGTCGTAAAGACACTGTATTACTGTATAATATGAAAGACGCTCATGTAGTTCAATTTCCCAATGTGTTACACAGTAGCATTACGGCAATAGAACAAGTAGATGAGCACCATTTCTTTATAGCAACGGAGACGGGCGTACGATATGTCAAACTGGAAAATGGTGTTTTAGAGGCTATGCCTGTTGAAACACTGGACTATTTTCATGCACAGGTGAGCGAACTGTATTTCCACCGGCAATCAAAAAGATTGTTCATTGGTTCATTTGAAAGAGGAGTTTTTGTGTACGATATGAATACACAGGAAATTATACGTCCGGACGCTGATCTTAGTGATGTAAACATAGCTCGTATCAGCCCATTGAATGAAACAGAGTTATTGATTGCGACGGAAGGAATGGGAGTGTATAAAATTAATGTAAATACCTGTGAACTGGAAGATTACATTATTGCCAATTATCAGAGTTATAATGAAATGAATGGAAATAATATCAATGATGTTTTTGTAGATGAAGAAAAGCGGATATGGCTTGCCAACTATCCTACAGGAATTACGGTGATTGATAATCGCTATGAAAATTATCATTGGATGAAACATGCTATGGGTAATGCACAATCATTAATCAATGATCAGGTACAAGCGGTTATCGAAGATCATGAAGGTGATCTGTGGTTTGGAACTAGTAATGGTATTAGTCTTTATAATTCAAAAACAGGTCAGTGGCATTCATTTCTAAGCTCTTTTAATCATCAACTAAAGGACAAGAATCATATTTTTATTACTCTATGTGAAGTGTCTCCTGGTGTTATATGGGCAGGAGGATATACTTCCGGTATTTATAAAATAAACAAAAAAACTCTATCAGTTGAATATTTTTCTCCTTACCTTCTTTCTCATGTCAATATGCGTCCGGATAAATATATTCGTGATATAGTTAAAGATTCGAGAGGGTATATCTGGTCGGGAGGCTATTATAATCTAAAATGTTTTGATCTGGAGACTAACAATGCACGTTTATATCCGGGATTGAATTCCATTACATCAATTGTTGAAAAAGACAAAGATAATATGTGGATCGGAACTGCTATTGGGGTGTATTTATTGAATCGAAATACTGGTGAATATCAGTATATTGAAATGGAGATAGGCATTACTTATATTAATACGCTTTATCAGGCAGATAATGGGCTGTTATATATCGGGACAAATGGTATGGGAGTATTTATCTATAATCCTCAAAATATGACTTTCGAACATTATTTTTCTGATAATTCTGCTTTAGTTTCAAACAGAATATTTACAATATTGCCGGAAGTGGATGGACGTATAATGATGAGTACGGAGAACGGAATAACCTGTTTTTATACTAAAGAAAAGATATTTCGTAATTGGACCAGAGGAGAAGGCTTGTTGCCTGCATACTTTAACGCAGCAGCAGGAACGGTGCGTAAAAATAAAAACTTTGTATTCGGTAGTACGGATGGAGCAATTGAACTTCCGATGAATGTGAAATTCCCGGATTATAAGTTCTCCAGGTTGGTATTTAGCGACTTTCATCTGTCTTATCAACCTGTTTATCCGGGTGTCAAGGATTCCCCTTTACAGAAGAGTATTGATAGGACAGATGTATTAGAGCTGGCATATGATGAAAATACGTTTTCATTTGAAGTTTCTACAATCAATTATGATTCTCCCGGAAGTGCATTATATTCATGGAAATTAGAAGGGTTTTATGAGAAATGGACCCAACCGGGAGCAAATAATTTGATTCGTTTCACCAATTTGCCTCCGGGTAAATATACCCTTCATGTGCGTGCAGTATCTGGAGAAGAACATGACATTGTTTTTCAGGAACGTACTATGAAAATTATCATCACACAACCTTATTGGTCGAGTTGGTGGGCTATCCTGTGTTATATCCTGTTGGTAATCGGGGGATTTTATTTCATTCTGCGTGTGATAAATCTAAGAAAGCAAAAGAATATATCTGATGAAAAAACGCAGTTCTTCATCAATACGGCCCATGATATACGTACTCCATTAACTTTAATAAAAGCACCTTTGGAGGAATTATTGGAAGAAGAGACGCTTACCGACAATGGAATAACCCGTACGAACATTGCATTAAGGAATGTGGAAGTTCTTTTACGACTGGTCAGCAATCTGATTAATTTTGAGCGAACAGATGTATATTCCTCTAAAATGAGTGTTTCCGAATATGAATTGAATACCTATATGAATGAAATATATGATTCATTCTCTTCTTATGCGGCCATTAGGCGTATTGAATATACATATGAGAGTACTTTCAGCTATATGAATGTATCGTTTGATAAGGAGAAGATGGATTCTATTTTGAAGAATATAATATCGAACTCGCTAAAATATACTCCGGAAAATGGAAAGGTCAGCATTTCCGTATCCGATACGAACGATTCATGGAAAGTGATAATCAAGGATACCGGTATAGGTATTCCTGCCAGTGAACAAAGTAAGTTGTTTAAACTTCATTTCCGTGCCAGCAATGCCATTAACTCTAAAGTGACGGGTAGTGGTATCGGATTGATGTTGGTAGGAAAACTGGTCAGCCTTCATGGAGGTAAAATTAGTGTAGAGAGTGTTGAGCATCAAGGTACGACAATCAAAATTGTTTTTCCGAAAAAGAATAAGAACTCTGAAAGTATCAGTGATGAAGCACCCTCTAAGTTTGAAGCGTTGGCTCCTGTACTGCCCGCTCCGAATGTTCCGGCAAAGACAACCGTTACGATAGATGATCCGAATTTGCGACGGATTCTTGTTGTAGAAGACAATGATGAGTTACGCTCTTATCTGGTCAGCTCATTATCTTCTATATATAATGTACAAGCTTGCGCTAATGGAAAGGAAGCATTGATTATTATCAAAGAATTTTGGCCGGAACTGGTTCTTTCTGATATCATGATGCCGGAAATGCGGGGAGATGAATTGTGTGTTGCTATCAAAAGTGATATTGAGATTTCACATATTCCTGTGTTGTTGCTCACAGCTTTAGGGGAGGAAAACAATATTCTGGATGGACTGTCGATTGGCGCGGACGAATATCTCATCAAACCTTTCAGCGTGAAAATATTACGGGCGAATATCGCCAATTTATTGGCAAATCGGGAGCTGTTGCGTATGAGATATGCTAATCTGGATATAGAAGTGAAATCAATGGTTCCGTCTGCAAACGGTACCAGCAGTCTTGATTGGAAGTTTATATCAAATGCAAAGAAAATTGTGGACGAGAATATAAATAATCCGGAATTTTCTGTTGATATACTTTGCGAATCAAGCGGCATGAGCCGTACCAGTTTTTATTGTAAGTTGAAAGCGTTGACAGGACAGTCTCCGACTGAATTTATCCGGGTGATGCGTTTGAAACGTGCTACACAGTTGTTGAAAGAGGGCGGATATGCTATCAATGAAATTTCAGACATGGTTGGATTTTCTGATACTAAATATTTCCGGGAAGTATTCAAAAAATACTATAAAATGAGTCCGAGCAGATATGCAAAAGAAGGAGGAAATCCCACTGTTGATCTGGAAGCTGACGAAGAAGATTGA